A part of Paenibacillus sp. sptzw28 genomic DNA contains:
- a CDS encoding YIP1 family protein, with translation METFKLMKQSLFHPFDFFYDIQFNNRAKVRTALLLIALACSARLISLMLSGFAFRTREAFQISVPLEIAWIIIPWLTWSVANWAVSTIIDGEGKFKDILVSSSYVFLPYIILIIPISLISNVLTLKELSIYAGVMSFIYLWMLYMLILQVKIVHDFELGKTIGITLLTILAMIIIWFIVLLVFGLVSQSAQFLVDILKEIKYRS, from the coding sequence ACAGTTCAATAATCGGGCCAAAGTACGAACCGCGCTGCTGCTGATCGCGCTGGCGTGCTCTGCACGACTTATAAGCCTGATGCTCTCGGGATTCGCCTTCCGTACCCGCGAGGCGTTCCAAATCTCGGTGCCGCTCGAGATCGCCTGGATTATCATTCCATGGCTGACCTGGTCGGTGGCGAACTGGGCAGTCTCAACGATTATCGACGGGGAGGGAAAGTTCAAGGACATCCTTGTCAGCAGCTCGTACGTCTTTCTGCCCTATATCATCCTTATTATCCCGATTTCGCTCATTAGTAATGTCTTGACGCTCAAGGAGCTTTCGATTTATGCGGGCGTCATGTCCTTCATTTATTTATGGATGCTCTATATGCTCATTCTCCAGGTGAAGATCGTGCACGATTTCGAGCTTGGCAAGACGATCGGGATTACGCTGCTGACGATACTGGCAATGATCATCATTTGGTTTATCGTACTGCTTGTGTTCGGCCTGGTGAGCCAATCTGCGCAGTTCCTGGTCGATATCTTGAAAGAAATCAAATACAGGTCATAG